ACCGAAACCCCGCGGCGGTCCGTTGCCTCTACCACTCGGCGGACCTTCGCCCCGACCGCCAGGCGGCGGGCCATCGGCGCGGCCGCCGGGAGGCGGTCCGTCGGCTCTGTCGCCAGGCGGCGGACGATCGGCGTTGCCATCGCGCGGAGCATCGCCTTTCGCAGTGACCGGCGCGGAATCCGGCTTGTCTGCTTTATCGTCTGCCTTTGCATCCGACGAGTCAGGTTTGGCGGCCTGCTCGGCATCGCTCTTGGCAACCGGAATCGCCGTTTGAATGAATACTTGATTTCCCCAGATCAAGGGCGTGCTTAGCCCGCGGCCGGGGATCTTCACCTTCCATTTGATGTTGGTCTTTTCGTCCCAGGTGACCGGCGGATCGGCGCTAGGGCTCACTCCCGTCATCAACGGCCCGCGCCACTGCGGCCAGTTGCCGTCCTCCGCTTGAACAGGCGCGATCGCCGTTGAATGGATTGCTACGGTCAGGGAAATCAACAACCCGCACGGAGCGAGCAGGCGAACAGCATCGCAAATCTGACGTAGCCGCAGGTCGATGCGGTCGATCGAATCAATCATGTCTCTCTCCGTCGAATTGGTCGTACTCGAAATCCGGACCAAAAGCCTAGATTATGAGGTGATCACTGAGTCCCTTGCAATCCAGAGTCTCGCAAAAGTTTGTTGCTCGGCCGGCGATTCGATATGATCGAGGCTAGGTTTTCCGTGCCGCCGCTGGCTACCAGCGAGTTCAAGTTTGTCGACCAAACCAAGGAGAACTGCTATGCGCCGCGCTCTGATACTCGGGTTCATTTGCGCCTTCGCCGCGTGCTACGGCGCGAGATTGTCTGCCGATCAAGCGGAATCTGTCCAAAGCCTGCGAGACGACAAGCTCAAGGCTGCCCAAGAGTGGTGGGACGTGGTGGCGGAGAGAGATAAAGTGGCCTCGCCACCGGCTACTCCGGCCGCGGAGTTCGCGGCCGCACGCGCCGTGAAGGACGCTCAACTCGACGTTCTAACCGATAAACAGGAGCGGCTCCGCGCGCTGACAGTGTACCGTGACCGAATGCAATTGGTTTATGACAAGATCAGTGTGTTGTCTCAGGCCGCTAGCGCGGGCGGTGAGGCTGAAAGAGTGGCGGAGGCACGGATTCATTTGCTTGAAGCAAAGATTTGGCTGAAAGAAGAAGAGAAGGGACAAAAACTCGGACGCTTGATTGGGAACTAAGGCGACATCATCGCGTGAGACAGCCGTCGGGCGGCTTATTGCACTCTGCCCCGCCGGGCGTATACTCACGGGCTCCATGCTGTTCCTTCGATCTCGTCAATTTTCTAGCACGCGGAGGTCTCCCATGTTTCAGCGAATGCTATTTGGCACGGTTGCGGCGTTGGTTGTTCCAGTGTTGGCGCTCGGCGCCGAGCCGAAGGACGATCTTAAGGCCGCGGTGAAGAAGCTGTCGGATAGCGCCAGCTATAGTTGGACGACCAAGGTCGAGGGAGGTTTCGGCTTCGGGGAGAGCGAGGGCAAGACCGAGAAAGATGGTCACACCAGCTTCTCGTTCAAAATGCGCGACGACTCTTACAACGTGATCATGAAAGGAGACAAGGCCGCCATCAAGGGGACCGGTGGCTGGGCGTCGGCCGCCGAATTAGCGAAGGAGGCCGAGGACAACGGCAACGGTTTCAGCCCCGAGCGATTTCTGACGATGATGGTCAAGAATTTCAAAACACCGGCTGAACAGGCCAGCGAATTGTGCGGCAAACTCGAAACGGTGACGAAATCCGGCGATGCGTATACTTCGGAACTCAGTCCGGAAACTGCCAAGCAATTGCTTACTTTCCGGCGGCGAGGCGGCGACAACAACGCTCCGCAATTCGAAGTCAAGGACCCAAAGGGTTCCGTGAAATGCTGGATCAGCGACGGCGTGCTGTCAAAAACAGAACTTCATCTGCAGGGCACGGTCAGCTTCAACGGCAACGAAAACAAGATTGACCGCACGACCACGACCGAGATCAAGGACATCGGCTCGACGAAAGTCGCCGTTCCCGACGAAGCCAAGGCGAAGCTCTAGCCGCTCCCGGCAGATTTCAGGAACCGCTCACAAAACCGGCTGGGAGTCAATCCTGCGTGTAGGTGACCACAAGAAACAGGATCGCGTCTTCTTTGCCGGTGTTTTCGATGGCATGAGGGACATCGGCTCGATAATAGGCCGAGTCGCCGCGGCCGAGGTCCTCGGCACTCTTGCCCGACGTGATGTGGGCGGAACCCTGCTGGACGGTCAGGAGTTCGCGGGCGCCCTCGAAATGGGCGGCGCTTCGCAGCGCGCCGCCGGGGCGCAAGACAATTTCGTAATATTCGACCGCCTTTTCGAGCCGCAGCGGAGAGAGAGTCCGGATTCGGCAGTCCCCGTCCGAGCGATAATGATGGCTCCGGTCGTCAGCACGGATCACCTCGACCTGTTGTGCGCCGGCTGGAGCGTGAATTAAATCCCCCAGAGGCATGCCGAAAGCCTCCGAGATGCGAAACGCCACCGCCAAAGTGGGGTTGGCCCGACCGCGCTCGATATCGCTGAGCATCGAACGACTAACGCCGCACGCCGCCGACATCTCTTCGAGCGTCCAGCGCCGCTTCTTCCGTAACTCATGGACGCGACGGCACATCTGATTGGCGATGTCATCCGCCGATGAGGTTTTCTTGCCGGGTCGCTGGGAGTTCTTCTTGGACATTATCCGAATCCGGCGTGGGGAAAAGGGCGGTGCCAAACGACCAGCCCAACTTGCCAATATAACTCGGTCGCGGCGCCGCCTCAAATTGCGCCGCGGGGAGCGCGGCCAGCCACCAAGTGAGTTTTTTACGATCTTGGTAAAAAATCGTTTGCAATTCCGGTAAATCGGATTTATATTCCGCCAAGATCAACGGCGGCACGATGCCAAAAATCGAGAGGCGGATTCGGTTAATTTCTCAACTCTGATTCCTACCAATTCGTCAATCAGTGAGGTGCGCGATGCAATGCCATGCCACAGTCGTCTCATCGGCCACTCCGTCCATGCCTCATTCGTCGCGGCATTGCGGGTTGCGCGTTCGGCACATGGCGTTGATCGGTTTCGTGATCGGTTTGGCCTTGGCCGTTGGATTCTTGGCTCCCCACTCGGCGTCCGCACAGATCGCCCAAGTCGATATCGGGTCGTTTACAAACACCACGTCTCAAGCGAACAACACCAACTTCACTGTTACTGCGGCGGCAAACAATGTCCTCGTCGTGAACTTGGCTTGGCGATCGGGCACTTCGATTTCGACGGCCGCTCCGATCGTCACATACAACGGTGTTGCCTTGACCGCTGCTTCTCTTTCCCAGGACTCTAACGCAAACTATTCCAACACGGCTGTCTACTATCTTTTCAACCCGACTGCGGGAAGCAACACTCTGCACGTGGATTACGGCGCGAGTCTCGTGGCCGGCTCGGCCGCCGGATTCGACGCTTTTACGCTCGGTGGGGTAGACACCACCCAAGCTCCAGAGGCGATATCGGGCCACAACGCCGCCGCGGCCAACGACGGCCCCGACTCACTTTCCGTTTCGTTGAGCAATGTTGCTTTCGGCTCTTGGGCCGATGCATCCGCGAATTACCGCCAGGGCGGCAATGGCACAACGACGCTCCTGAACGCCTCGATTGCGAGTGGCGCTGGCGCGCTCATTACCAACGGCAGCGGCGGCACCGTCGGAAATGGCAATTTGTACGATCAAATCGTCGACGGCCAGATGATAACCGCTGGCGCGCTGGTCTCGAATATCACGACGCCGAACTTGACCGTCCAGGAAACAGGGCCGGGGAGCGCCAACCACCGCTTTACTTTGGCCTCGGCCGTCTTCGCCGCGTTGCATCCCATCTCGACTTGGAACGGCGGCGCGACAACCAACAATTGGACCGATGGAGCCAATTGGGGCGGCACCGCGCCGGTGGCCGGCAACACGCTCGATTTTGCCGGGTCGACCCGCCCCGGCCCGGTCAATAACTTCACCTCCGGCACCAGTTTCAGCTCGATCACATTCGATAGTACGGCGACGGTCCCGTTCACGTTGACCGGGGCCGGCATCACCTTGACCGGGGATAATTCGTTCAACGCCATCGTCAATAACAGCACGCAGCAGCAATCCGTCAACCTGAACATCGCGCTTGGCTTCGACAACCTCAAAATCAATACCGGCAACGGCGGCCTCTCGATCGGCGGGTCCATCTCAGGCAATCATTCGATCACGCTCACCGGCAACTCGCCACTCGTGCTCGCCGCCGCGAACACTTACACCGGCCCAACCAACATCAGTTCCGCCCAACTGCAGCTCAACAACGCCAACGCAGTCCAGAACAGCACCGTGAATGTCAATCTCGCCAATTCGTTGCTGTTTGGTCCCGGCATCGGCTCGTTCAACTTGGGAGGCTTGTCGGGGACCGCTGGCGTCAGCATGAATGCTACCGACAATAGCCCCGTGAGCCTCGTCATTGGCGGCAACAACGCGAGCACGGGCTATCTTGGGAACCTCACGGGCGGCGGCGGCATTACGAAGGTCGGCACCGGCACGCTGAGTCTCGGCGGCACTAACAGCTATGCCGGGCCCACGCTGATCCAAGGTGGCACCCTCAAATTGTCAGCCTCCTACCGCTACTATCAATTTCAGGCGACTACCTTAAATAACAACGCCGCCGCCAACTCGATTCAGCTTTCGGAAGTCCAATACTTCGATGCCACCAACACTTGGGTTCCGGCCATCGCGGTCACGAACCCTGGCGGGAACAATTCGGGCGATGGCGCTCCCGCGAATGCCAACGACGCCAATTTGGCGACCAAGTGGCTGGATTTCAACAAATTCCAGCCGCTCGTTTACGACTTCGGCGCTCCGACCGCTCTGCCACATTATAATCTGGCCACGGCCAACGATGCGCCCGAGCGCGACGCGACGGGCTGGACAATTTCGGGAAGCAACGACGGCATCACCTTCACGCCGCTGGATACGCAATCCAATATCACCGACCCAACCAACCGACTCACTTGGTACAACGGA
This is a stretch of genomic DNA from Pirellulales bacterium. It encodes these proteins:
- a CDS encoding XRE family transcriptional regulator; protein product: MSKKNSQRPGKKTSSADDIANQMCRRVHELRKKRRWTLEEMSAACGVSRSMLSDIERGRANPTLAVAFRISEAFGMPLGDLIHAPAGAQQVEVIRADDRSHHYRSDGDCRIRTLSPLRLEKAVEYYEIVLRPGGALRSAAHFEGARELLTVQQGSAHITSGKSAEDLGRGDSAYYRADVPHAIENTGKEDAILFLVVTYTQD